Genomic segment of Thiomonas sp. FB-Cd:
GCGCATTGCGACCGCCAAACCTGTGCGTCCCCAACCGGGATGCCTTGCGGCTGGCTGCAGCACGTTGTTCATCCCCACCGAACCTGAGGCATCTTTCGAATCATGAGCATCCAGGCCGACAGCTTCGAAGCCACCCGCGTCATCAGCCCTGCACCGGCGTCGCCGCAGGAAGAGGCCGTGGAACGTGCCCTGCGGCCGCAGATTCTTTCGGAGTACGTCGGGCAGGTCAAGGTGCGCGAGCAACTGGACATTTTCATGGGCGCGGCAAAAAAGCGTGGCGAGGCACTGGACCACGTGTTGCTGTTCGGCCCCCCGGGGCTCGGCAAGACCACGCTGGCGCACATCATCGCGCGCGAAATGGGCGTGAACCTGCGCTCCACTTCGGGTCCGGTGCTGGAGCGCGCGGGTGACCTGGCTGCGCTGCTCACCAACCTCGAGCGCAACGACGTGCTGTTCATCGATGAGATCCACCGCCTGTCGCCCGTTGTCGAGGAAATCCTCTATCCCGCGCTGGAGGACTACCAGATCGACATCATGATCGGTGAGGGTCCAGGCGCGCGCAGCGTGAAGATCGATCTGCAGCCCTTTACCCTGGTGGGCGCCACCACGCGCGCGGGCATGCTCACCAACCCGCTGCGCGACCGCTTCGGCATCGTCTCGCGTCTGGAGTTCTACACCACCGAAGAGCTCACGACCATCGTGCAGCGCTCCTCGCAACTGCTGCAGGCCCACATCGAGCAGGACGGTGCCCTGGAGATTGCGCGGCGTTCACGCGGCACCCCGCGCATCGCCAACCGGCTGCTGCGCCGCGTGCGCGATTACGCCGAGGTGCGCGCCGACGGACGCATCAGCCGCGATGTGGCCGATCGCGCACTCAAAATGCTGGACGTCGATCCCCTGGGCTTTGATCTGATGGACCGCAAGCTGCTGGAGGCCATTGTCCACCGATTCGGCGGCGGCCCGGTGGGGCTGGACAACCTGGCCGCAGCCATCGGCGAGGAGCGCGACACCATTGAGGACGTGATTGAGCCGTTTCTCATCCAGCACGGCTACATTCAGCGCACCCCGCGCGGGCGCATTGCCAGTGCAGCCACCTATGCCCACCTCGGACTGGCGGCGCCGCGTGCCCCTGGCGACCTCTTCAGCGGCTAGAACCGGCGCCAGGCCGCGTGCGCCGTCAGAACGCCACAAAGCCGTTTGGGAATTGCGTGCCCTGAATACCGGTTGCAATGGGCCGCCCGAAGTAAAACGGCAAACCCAGATCGATCTGGCCGGAGACTGCTGCAGTGCCGCCCAGCGCCGGCAGCGCCGCATTCGCCGTCTGGAACATGGCATCGGCGCTGGCAATGGTGATGCCCGCATTGGCAACGATCGCGCCCGAGGAAAGCTCCAGGGCCTCATTGGCGGGCGGGAGCGGGCAATAAAAGCCGGTTGATTGGGTGCACGGGGGCAGATTCAGGGCCAGGTAGTCGCCATTGGAGCCGCTGTCGATGAAGCCCGTACCCGCACTGCCGTTGACGGCGACCGACAGATTGCCAATATTGTCCAGCGGGAAGACCTGCGCGCCGGATGGCAGCTGGTTGTTGCTGGCGGTGTTGATCCCCAAAACAAGCACCCCGGTCGCTGTCTGCGCCCCCCACGGCAGGGGTACCGCAGGCAGCAGCAGGATGCTGCCGTTGTTGTCGGACGCCAGAGCCGCAACCGGGTTGATGCCTTGCTGGTCGAGGCTCGCGCTGGTTTCGGTGCAGGTGGAGCCGCTGCAGGAGAAGTAGATACCCGGAGTTGTCTTGTATTGGGAGGTACAGGCCTGGCCGCAGTCATACGTAAAGTTGCTGATCCCCAAAATGCCGTTGACCACCCCGGCCAGTTGCCCCGAGAAATCCGGCCCCTGGTTCTGGCAGGCCAGTGGCGCGGTCGTCGGGATTGCAGGATCGTTGATGACCTCGATCGGTATGGCGCCGGCGGTGCTCAGGCCGCCGATCTGCACGGTGGCCTTGCGCATGCTGCCCCAGGTGTAGCCCGAGGCGAATTGCGCGCAGGCGGCAAGTTGTCCGCTTGCGGCAGGAATACCGGGCAGGTTCACCGACCCCAGTTGGTTGGCGAAAATGCGAAGGCCCGCAGAGCCGGTATCGACGAGCACATTGGGGATGCTCTGGCAGGCGTTGCTCGCATCGCACACCGTCACGGTGACATAGGGGGTGTTCGCTGTGCTTGTGCCGCTCGTGTTCAGCTGCCGGACGCTGACCGGCACCACATTCGGCCCGCTGGGTGGCGTGGCCAGACTCACGCCGGGGTTGGTCGTCGCCGCTGGAACCGCTGGCGTGCTGCCGCCGCCCCCGCCACAAGAAGCCAGCAGGGTCGACGCGGCCAGCGCCAGACCCACCGCAACCCTGCGCATGGGCGCCTCAGGCACGCGGCGCATGATGCCGGTACGTGTCAAGAATCGTTCGCGCAGGAGGCTCAGGCTCATGGCTGCAAACTCGACACATCGAAGCCCGCCGGCACCAGCGACGGCACCCAGGCGACGCCATAGAAATTTCGCATGCGGCCGGCGCTGTGCACCACAATATCGTCACCGTGCACGCTCGACGCGGCCAGGCCCATGCCCGCGCGCGGCCTGCCCCCAAGGTAGGGCTTGAAATAGGCACCGAGCAACTGCTGAAGGTCGGGTTTGAACGGCCCGCGCCACGTCAGGGCAAACACCGTACCCGTGGCATCGGCATATTCAGTGACTGTTGCCCCGCGTGGGGTCTGCACAACCTGACTCTGGATCGAGGCCGCGGCTTGCGCTGCTGATGTGGATCGTGCAGCCAGGCGCTGTGACGGTGCAGCCACCGTGCCGTCCTCGCCGGCCGCACTCAGTGGCCGGCCCAAGCCGGCTTGGGCGCCCGTTTGCGCGAGCAGGACCAGCGCACAGGCTGCAAACCAACGCAAGATTTGCTTGAAAGGCGTCATGACAAAGGAGGTTGATGCAAAGAAAAACCGGATCCTGCCGTTCAGTCTATCCGAACCTCAGGCACGCAACCGCCGCACCGCACCGCTCAGGCCGCGGTTTCATCGAGCACGCTGTCCAGGTGCCCACTGTCGTTCCATCCCACCAGAATGAGGCGACCGTCGACCGCGAGCACGCGGTTGATCGCGGCATTGCGCAACTCCCAGGTGCGCGGCGCATCCAGGGCCTGGCCCGTGGCGCAGCGGTGCAGGCAATCCAGTGCGCCACCATGCGTCACGATGGCCAGGGTCTGGCCCAGATGGCGCTCGGCGATGCCCAGCACGGCCGCCGTGACGCGCGCGTAGAACGCATCGAGGCGTTCGCCCCCGCCCGGCGCTGCGAAGGACGGGTCGCGCTTGCGCCAGCGCATGCATGCATCGGGATGGGTGTCCTGCAACTGCGCAAAACTTGATCCCTCGAATGCGCCGAAGGCGCGCTCGCGCAGGGCTGCGTCGGTGCGCGGCACAAGGCCCTGCGCCGCGGCAATAGGAGCCGCCGTCTCGCGTGCGCGCAACAGGTCGCTGGCGTACACGCCGTGGATTTGCATCTCGCCCAGCGCTTGCGCCACAGCCTGCGCCTGGGCCTGGCCGCGCGCGTTGAGCGCAATATCGGTGTGCCCCTGAATGCGCGCGCTGGCATTCCAGTCCGTTTCGCCGTGGCGGATGAGCAAAAGCAAGGTGGCTTCGTCTTGGAGCATGGCTGGCATGGTAGCGCGAGTGACCGTCCCAAAGGCCTCGATCACGCCGCCGAACCGCGCACCCGAACGTGGCGACGTGAGGGGTTTGGCACCAGCGCGGGGTCAATGCGCCGCACTGGCGTCGACCGGCCCGGACGTCTTGGCGGGTTTGATCAGCCAGACGATGCCGATCATCGCCAGGAACAGCCAGGCGCTCAGGCGAAACATCTCGTCCACGGAGATCGTATAGGCCTGCTGGTCGATGAGGCGGTTGATCACCCCCAGTGCCTGTTCATAGCTGAATCCACCCTGCTGCAGGCCCTGGATGACGGGGTCCGAGACCGGGTTGCCGGCGTAGATGTGGCTTACGAGCTGCTCGTGATGCAAGCTGGCGCGATTCGCCCACAGCGTGGTGTAGATCGAGGTGCCGAATGATCCCGCAGTGATGCGCGCAAAATTCGACAGCCCCGACGCCGCGGCGATGCGCTGCGGAGGCAAGCCGCCGAGGATGATGCCCAGCAGCGGGATGAAGAACGTGGCCGTGGCGATGCCCTGGATCACCGTGGGAATCGAATATTCCCAATAGCTGTCCGCCACGGTGAAGCGCGAACGCATCCAGAACACCAGTGCAAATACGGCGAACGAAAGGGTCGTGATCCAGCGCATGTCCACCGCGTTCATGTAGCGACCGATGATGGGCGAGAGCATCAAGGCGAACAGCCCCACCCAGGCCAGCACCTCACCGGCGTCGGTCGCGGTGTACCCGACGAACTCCTGAAGCCACAGGGGCAGCAGCACCAGGCTGCCGAAAAACATGCCGTAGGCCAGCGCCAGCATGATGGTGCCGAGGGTGAAGTTGGGCAGTTTGAACAGGGTCAGGTCCACCACCGGATGCTCATCGTAGATTTCCCAAATGAGGAAGAGCACAAAGCCGATGAAAGCGCTCACCGCCAGTGCCAGGATGACGTTGGAGCCGAACCAGTCGAGTTCCTGGCCCTTGTCCAGCATGATCTGCAGCGACCCCACCCAGATGACCAGAAGGCTCAGCCCCGTCCAGTCGATCGGAAGCTTGCGGATCGGGGTCTCCCGGTCTTTGTAGATGGCCAGCGTGACGAGCGCACAGATGATGCCCACGGGCACATTGATATAGAAAATCCACGGCCAGGAAATATTGTCGGTAATCCAGCCGCCGAGAAGCGGTCCGGTAATGGGTGCCACCAGCGTGGTCATGGACCACATCGCGATGGCCATGCCCGCGCGCTGCGGCCGGTAGCTCGACAGCAGGAGCGTTTGCGACAGGGGAATCATCGGGCCTGCGCTGGCGCCCTGCAGCACGCGGAAAAGGATCAGGACTTCCAGGCTCGGCGCCTGGCCGCAGAGGAAGGAAAACAGGGTGAACAGCAGGATGCTGGAGAGAAAGACCTTGACCGCTCCGAAGCGCTGGGTGAGAAAGCCGGTGAGCGGCACGGCGATGGCATTGGCCACGCCGAAGGATGTGATGACCCAGGTGCCCTGCGACGAGCTCACGCCCAGATCGCCTGCGATCGAGGGGATCGACACGTTGGCGATCGAGGTGTCGAGCACGTTCATGAAGGTCGCCAGGCTCAGCGCAATCGTGCCCAGCACCAGGGCACCGCCGGCAAGCGGCTTCAGGTGTGCAGGATGCGATGGCGGCTCTGGCGTGGCGCCGGCTGCGGCTTCCTCGACCGTGGTGATATCGGCCATCGTCGGCCTCAGCGCTTGGCGGGAGCAGGCGCGGCGGCACCGTGCCCGGCTGGCGTCTTCGCGTCCGGCAGGCCGACTTGCCCGTCGGGCATGCCACCGGCATTCGCCGCGATGATGCTGTTGACCAGCGCGTCGGCCTTGTCCCAGTTGGCCGCATAAACGTCGGTCTGCGCCGCCGGCTTGCTGGGTGGCTCGTCCACGACAAGCGGTCCGCCATGGTGGCTGATGTCCACGGTGACCTCGGTGGACAGGCCCACGCGCAACGGGTATCTGGCCACCTGCGCGGCATCGAGGGCAATGCGCACCGGCACGCGCTGCACCACCTTGATCCAGTTGCCGGTGGCGTTCTGTGCCGGCAGCAGCGCAAACGCCGCACCGCTCCCGGCGGAGATCCCGACGACCTTGCCGTCATACGTCACGTTGCTGCCATAGAGATCGGCCGTGACCTTGGCGGGCTGGCCGATGCGCAGCTCACGCAACTGGGTTTCCTTGAAGTTGGCATCCACCCACACGTCCGATAGCGGCACCACGCTCATCAGCGGCAGGCCTGGGGCCACGCGCTGGCCGAGTTGCACCGTGCGGCGTGCCACCACACCCGTGACCGGTGCGAGGATCGTGGTGCGCTCGTAGGCCAGATAGGCCTCGCGCACACGCGCTGCGGCCAGGCGCACAGTGGGGTTGCGGGCCAGCACGCTGCCGGCCGTCTGGGCCTCGTTTGCCGTCACCTGAGCCAATGCGGCTTTCACACCGGCCTGCGCGGTCTGCAGGGCGCTCTTGGCCGCCTGCACGGCGATCTGCGCCTGGCGGATTTCCTCGCCACCCACGGCCCCGGTGCCCGCAAGCGCCTGGCGGCGGTGGAGCGCGTCCTCGGCCTTGGCGAGATTGGCCTGGGCGGTGGCCACGTCGGTCTGGCGCACGCCCACCAGCGACTGCAAGGCAGCGGTCTGGGCATAGGTCACCCGCAGGGCGCGCACCGCCTGTCCGAGCTGTGCCTCGGCCTGCTGCAAGGCCACGCGGGTATCCGCGCCGTCAAGCTTGAGCAGGGTCTGCCCAGCCTGCACGAGTTGGGTGTCATCGGCGTTGATGGCCGTGACCGTGCCGCCCACCTGAGGCGTGATCTGCACCAGGTTGCCGCTGACATAGGCGTCGTCCGTGTTGACCTCCGACAGCGACAACCAATAGTGGTAGCCGCTGTAGAGGACGCCGGCGATGATGAACACGGTGATGGCCCCAAGCATCAGCTTGCGGCGCTTGGCCGCCTTGCCGTTGCCCGAGTCCGGTGCGCTGTCTGGCGTGTTTGCGTTGGACGATTGCGGATTGGCGCTCATGGAAAGCTCCGAGTCGATGTCATGTGTTGTTGTGATGGATGCGAGGAAGGGAGAGAGCGCAGCCCCTCAGCGCCGAGCGGTTGCCGTGTTCACGCCACCCTGCAGCACTCCGGCACTGGGCGCAGGCGCCGCAGCGGATGCCGGCCCGGCGGCCTGCGGCAGCGCCTGCGCGGCGTAGCCTCCGCCCAGGGCACGGATCAGCGCCACGTCATCGACCAGGGCCTGGGCTTTGAGATCCGCGCCGGCCTGTTCGAGTTGCAGCACGGCGTTTTCGGTGGTCAGCACGTTGAGGTAGTTGCCCAGGCCGGCGCCGTACCGCTTTTGCGCCAGTGTGAAGGCGTCCTGTGCCAGGCTCAGGGCCTTTTGCTGCTGCACGATCTGCGCCTGCAGCGAGCGGCGGTCACTCACGGCGTCAGCCACTTCGCGCACGGCGTTCACGAGCGTAGCGTTGTATTGGTCAATGGCCGCATCAGCTGCCGCTGCCTGGCCCCGCAGATTCGCGCGCAACTTGCCACCCTCGAAGATCGGCAGCGTCAGCGCTGGGCCCACACCGTACGCGCGGCTGCCCGTGGTGAGGAACTGGCTGAACCCCAAAGCGGTGAATCCGGCAAAGGCCGTGAGACTGATGTTCGGATAGAAGGCTGCACGCGCCGCTTTCACGCCGGCCAGCGCGCTTTGCACCTGCCAGCGCGCTGCCACGACGTCGGCACGGCGGCCAATGAGTGCAGCCGGAAGCGTCTGCGGCAATGCAGGCATGGGCATGGTCCCCAGGCTTGGACTGAGGGACTGGGTTTCGCCGGGCCCCCGTCCAAGCAAGGCCGCAAGCGCGTGCCGGGCCTGCTCCATGGACTGCGCGTTTTGCTCGAGCTGCAAGCGGATCTGGGGAATCTCGGCTTGGGCCTGGCGCTGCTGCAAGGTGGTTTCCAGTCCTGTGCGCACGCGATCGCTCACCAGGCGCTCGATGTCCTGTCGCTGCTGCAGCGTCTTGTGCAGAACGGCCCGCTGCGCAGTCAGTCGCGCAAGATTGATGTAGGCGCCGGCGACGTTGGCGGCCAGCAACACGCGGCCGGCTTGCGCTTGTGCTTGCGCAGCGCGCGCCTGGCCGACCGCGGCCTGCAGTTGCGCGCGGTTGCGGCCGAAGAAATCCAACGTGTAGCTACCTTGCAGCAGGGCCTGGTTTTCCGTATAGACACCACCGCCAAGGGGCGGTGG
This window contains:
- the ruvB gene encoding Holliday junction branch migration DNA helicase RuvB, with the protein product MSIQADSFEATRVISPAPASPQEEAVERALRPQILSEYVGQVKVREQLDIFMGAAKKRGEALDHVLLFGPPGLGKTTLAHIIAREMGVNLRSTSGPVLERAGDLAALLTNLERNDVLFIDEIHRLSPVVEEILYPALEDYQIDIMIGEGPGARSVKIDLQPFTLVGATTRAGMLTNPLRDRFGIVSRLEFYTTEELTTIVQRSSQLLQAHIEQDGALEIARRSRGTPRIANRLLRRVRDYAEVRADGRISRDVADRALKMLDVDPLGFDLMDRKLLEAIVHRFGGGPVGLDNLAAAIGEERDTIEDVIEPFLIQHGYIQRTPRGRIASAATYAHLGLAAPRAPGDLFSG
- a CDS encoding DUF3443 family protein, whose product is MSLSLLRERFLTRTGIMRRVPEAPMRRVAVGLALAASTLLASCGGGGGSTPAVPAATTNPGVSLATPPSGPNVVPVSVRQLNTSGTSTANTPYVTVTVCDASNACQSIPNVLVDTGSAGLRIFANQLGSVNLPGIPAASGQLAACAQFASGYTWGSMRKATVQIGGLSTAGAIPIEVINDPAIPTTAPLACQNQGPDFSGQLAGVVNGILGISNFTYDCGQACTSQYKTTPGIYFSCSGSTCTETSASLDQQGINPVAALASDNNGSILLLPAVPLPWGAQTATGVLVLGINTASNNQLPSGAQVFPLDNIGNLSVAVNGSAGTGFIDSGSNGDYLALNLPPCTQSTGFYCPLPPANEALELSSGAIVANAGITIASADAMFQTANAALPALGGTAAVSGQIDLGLPFYFGRPIATGIQGTQFPNGFVAF
- a CDS encoding DUF2844 domain-containing protein; the encoded protein is MTPFKQILRWFAACALVLLAQTGAQAGLGRPLSAAGEDGTVAAPSQRLAARSTSAAQAAASIQSQVVQTPRGATVTEYADATGTVFALTWRGPFKPDLQQLLGAYFKPYLGGRPRAGMGLAASSVHGDDIVVHSAGRMRNFYGVAWVPSLVPAGFDVSSLQP
- a CDS encoding histidine phosphatase family protein, with the translated sequence MLQDEATLLLLIRHGETDWNASARIQGHTDIALNARGQAQAQAVAQALGEMQIHGVYASDLLRARETAAPIAAAQGLVPRTDAALRERAFGAFEGSSFAQLQDTHPDACMRWRKRDPSFAAPGGGERLDAFYARVTAAVLGIAERHLGQTLAIVTHGGALDCLHRCATGQALDAPRTWELRNAAINRVLAVDGRLILVGWNDSGHLDSVLDETAA
- a CDS encoding DHA2 family efflux MFS transporter permease subunit, translating into MADITTVEEAAAGATPEPPSHPAHLKPLAGGALVLGTIALSLATFMNVLDTSIANVSIPSIAGDLGVSSSQGTWVITSFGVANAIAVPLTGFLTQRFGAVKVFLSSILLFTLFSFLCGQAPSLEVLILFRVLQGASAGPMIPLSQTLLLSSYRPQRAGMAIAMWSMTTLVAPITGPLLGGWITDNISWPWIFYINVPVGIICALVTLAIYKDRETPIRKLPIDWTGLSLLVIWVGSLQIMLDKGQELDWFGSNVILALAVSAFIGFVLFLIWEIYDEHPVVDLTLFKLPNFTLGTIMLALAYGMFFGSLVLLPLWLQEFVGYTATDAGEVLAWVGLFALMLSPIIGRYMNAVDMRWITTLSFAVFALVFWMRSRFTVADSYWEYSIPTVIQGIATATFFIPLLGIILGGLPPQRIAAASGLSNFARITAGSFGTSIYTTLWANRASLHHEQLVSHIYAGNPVSDPVIQGLQQGGFSYEQALGVINRLIDQQAYTISVDEMFRLSAWLFLAMIGIVWLIKPAKTSGPVDASAAH
- a CDS encoding HlyD family efflux transporter periplasmic adaptor subunit; this translates as MSANPQSSNANTPDSAPDSGNGKAAKRRKLMLGAITVFIIAGVLYSGYHYWLSLSEVNTDDAYVSGNLVQITPQVGGTVTAINADDTQLVQAGQTLLKLDGADTRVALQQAEAQLGQAVRALRVTYAQTAALQSLVGVRQTDVATAQANLAKAEDALHRRQALAGTGAVGGEEIRQAQIAVQAAKSALQTAQAGVKAALAQVTANEAQTAGSVLARNPTVRLAAARVREAYLAYERTTILAPVTGVVARRTVQLGQRVAPGLPLMSVVPLSDVWVDANFKETQLRELRIGQPAKVTADLYGSNVTYDGKVVGISAGSGAAFALLPAQNATGNWIKVVQRVPVRIALDAAQVARYPLRVGLSTEVTVDISHHGGPLVVDEPPSKPAAQTDVYAANWDKADALVNSIIAANAGGMPDGQVGLPDAKTPAGHGAAAPAPAKR
- a CDS encoding efflux transporter outer membrane subunit translates to MTTMPLTPLFPSARAAQHAGRLLSLAPLLAAVMLAGCASTGGVRPTAQTVGPAQLGLSSSPADFPKDNWWTSFHSPELDRLVTQALADNPSLQEAQARMRQAQAAVGVAQSSLEPQLGAAVNSTRQRFSENDIYPPPLGGGVYTENQALLQGSYTLDFFGRNRAQLQAAVGQARAAQAQAQAGRVLLAANVAGAYINLARLTAQRAVLHKTLQQRQDIERLVSDRVRTGLETTLQQRQAQAEIPQIRLQLEQNAQSMEQARHALAALLGRGPGETQSLSPSLGTMPMPALPQTLPAALIGRRADVVAARWQVQSALAGVKAARAAFYPNISLTAFAGFTALGFSQFLTTGSRAYGVGPALTLPIFEGGKLRANLRGQAAAADAAIDQYNATLVNAVREVADAVSDRRSLQAQIVQQQKALSLAQDAFTLAQKRYGAGLGNYLNVLTTENAVLQLEQAGADLKAQALVDDVALIRALGGGYAAQALPQAAGPASAAAPAPSAGVLQGGVNTATARR